A window of the Miscanthus floridulus cultivar M001 chromosome 14, ASM1932011v1, whole genome shotgun sequence genome harbors these coding sequences:
- the LOC136505822 gene encoding L10-interacting MYB domain-containing protein-like: MPEIDWNSENTRVLCMLFAEQVEKGNRPNTHLNALGYAEVEKGFKERTGIVATKVQIKNKWDKLKEDFKAWKKLMLRQTGTGWDPIKKTIAMDDEWWKKARADIPGCGKFKKKGLENEDDLAKCFADITTIGIDHWSPHVVNVENVDETQEEATNFDPQDDDVSPETQEEDIGISPPPASGKRLARPVEKSGKKAKSGNALLIQEAVNSMASSANEYVSKRHGKYSIDEVMEVVIACGAGYDSNEHYIATELFVKKEQREMFMTLPTNEIRFTWLRRKYNDKYDK, encoded by the exons ATGCCTGAAATTGATTGGAACTCGGAGAACACTCGAGTACTGTGTATGTTGTTTGCCGAACAAGTTGAAAAAGGAAATCGGCCAAACACACACTTGAATGCACTTGGTTATGCTGAGGTTGAGAAAGGGTTTAAAGAAAGGACTGGAATTGTGGCTACCAAGGTTCAGATCAAGAACAAATGGGACAAGTTGAAGGAAGATTTCAAGGCATGGAAGAAACTAATGCTGAGGCAAACAGGGACTGGTTGGGATCCTATAAAGAAGACTATTGCTATGGATGATGAATGGTGGAAAAAAGCTAGAGCT GACATTCCGGGTTGTGGAAAGTTCAAAAAGAAGGGCCTTGAGAATGAAGATGACTTAGCCAAGTGTTTTGCTGACATCACTACTATTGGTATTGATCATTGGTCTCCTCATGTTGTGAATGTTGAAAATGTTGATGAGACACAAGAGGAGGCAACCAATTTTGAtccacaagatgatgatgtcaGTCCTGAAACACAAGAGGAGGATATTGGTATTTCTCCTCCACCTGCAAGTGGCAAGAGATTGGCTAGGCCTGTTGAAAAAAGTGGCAAGAAGGCGAAGTCTGGAAATGCACTCCTAATTCAAGAAGCAGTAAACAGTATGGCAAGTTCAGCCAATGAATATGTTTCGAAGAGACATGGAAAATACTCTATTGATGAAGTGATGGAGGTTGTGATTGCTTGTGGGGCCGGCTATGATAGCAATGAACATTACATTGCAACTGAACTGTTTGTGAAGAAGGAGCAAAGGGAGATGTTCATGACCTTGCCTACTAATGAGATTAGGTTCACTTGGCTTAGGAGGAAGTACAATGATAAATATGACAAGTAG
- the LOC136505821 gene encoding uncharacterized protein: MSSSESDDSSDGEFFFKMVESSAKLAQSYHELYMDKAPPRFMFSQQSGMGWLMETVNTPGECHRMLRMNEVIFHDLHDVLVERYGLKPSKHINTYEMLAIFLFTCGGCESNRRGQNKFKHSGETISRKFHEVLDCVVAMAQDFLRPTDPNFRNVHKRIRNDKRAYPHFKDCIGALDGTHVRVFLSPEEQVRYIGKTGIATQNVLAVCDFDMRFTYVAAGQPGSLHDTSVLYHALEADVDVFPHPPQGKYYVVDAGYPNRPGYLAPYKGERYHLPEWHRGMEPNTPKEKFNRIHSSVRNVIERSFGVLKMKWQILYKMPGYSMATQKKIVAATMVLHNFIREHASVDVDFANFDRDPTFMPTIPERYNKYAVSQHASDGSTSESSFVTMDTFRDNMATSVALAWN; this comes from the exons ATGTCTTCAAGTGAGTCTGATGATTCTAGTGAtggggaatttttttttaaaatggttGAGAGCAGTGCAAAACTAGCACAAAGTTATCATGAATTGTATATGGACAAGGCACCGCCGAGGTTTATGTTTTCACAACAAAGTGGAATGGGATGGCTGATGGAGACGGTTAACACTCCAGGGGAGTGTCATCGAATGCTTCGGATGAATGAGGTTATTTTTCATGATCTTCATGATGTGTTGGTTGAGAGGTACGGATTAAAACCATCGAAACACATTAATACATATGAGATGTTGGCCATTTTCCTATTCACATGTGGTGGGTGTGAGTCAAATAGAAGAGGACAAAATAAGTTCAAACACTCAGGTGAAACCATTAGTAGAAAATTTCATGAAGTTTTAGATTGTGTGGTTGCCATGGCACAAGATTTCTTGAGACCAACAGATCCTAATTTCCGCAATGTGCACAAGAGGATTAGGAATGACAAGAGAGCATATCCACATTTTAAGGATTGCATTGGTGCACTTGATGGAACCCATGTTCGTGTGTTTTTATCACCTGAAGAACAAGTGAGATATATTGGTAAGACTGGAATTGCAACTCAAAATGTGCTTGCCGTTTGTGATTTTGATATGCGCTTCACGTATGTGGCTGCGGGTCAACCGGGTTCTTTGCATGACACTAGTGTATTGTACCATGCATTGGAAGCAGATGTAGATGTCTTCCCACATCCACCTCAAG GCAAGTACTATGTTGTAGATGCGGGCTATCCTAATCGTCCGGGGTACCTAGCTCCATACAAGGGTGAAAGATACCACTTACCCGAGTGGCATCGAGGTATGGAACCAAATACTCCAAAAGAGAAGTTCAACCGTATACACTCATCTGTTCGTAATGTTATTGAGCGCTCATTTGGAGTATTAAAAATGAAATGGCAAATCCTTTACAAGATGCCCGGTTATTCAATGGCCACACAAAAGAAGATTGTTGCTGCTACCATGGTCCTACACAATTTCATACGTGAACATGCTAGTGTTGATGTGGACTTTGCTAATTTTGATAGAGATCCTACCTTCATGCCTACTATTCCGGAAAGGTACAACAAGTATGCCGTGTCTCAACATGCCTCTGATGGATCAACTTCGGAATCAAGCTTTGTGACTATGGACACATTTCGTGATAATATGGCTACATCCGTCGCCCTAGCATGGAATTAG
- the LOC136502679 gene encoding protein REDUCED CHLOROPLAST COVERAGE 1-like, with protein sequence MLERRWWWASRRWRTSTGCSTACPPPPLLDIVACTTTFPKPRDGANKHKSSKQGRPTTSSSPPAPASTGAHVSGSSDEGAPPISEVHDMAASLLVEFYYYSLAHLTSPVDFIRRKEASGAAYEGDYFKIEGHGPVDEFPYMDLPQHFNPYKAFSSTVTSNLVLLLKQF encoded by the exons ATGCTcgagcggcggtggtggtgggcaAGCAGGCGGTGGCGCACATCCACCGGCTGCTCGACTGCTTGCCCACCACCACCGCTGCTCGACATCGTCGCCTGTACCACCACGTTCCCCAAGCCTCGGGACGGCGCCAACAAGCACAAGTCATCCAAGCAAGGCCGCCCCACGACATCGTCCTCCCCACCCGCGCCCGCCTCGACCGGGGCCCATGTCAGCGGTAGTAGCGACGAGGGCGCGCCGCCAATATCGGAGGTGCACGACATGGCAGCCAGCCTCCTGGTGgagttctactactactccttgGCCCACCTAACTTCGCCCGTCGATT TTATTAGGAGGAAGGAGGCGAGTGGCGCTGCTTACGAAGGTGATTACTTCAAAATCGAG GGTCATGGTCCTGTAGATGAATTCCCGTACATGGACTTGCCTCAACACTTCAACCCCTACAAAGCATTTTCTTCAACAGTTACAAGCAATTTAGTTTTGCTACTAAAGCAGTTTTAG
- the LOC136505357 gene encoding E3 ubiquitin-protein ligase RSL1-like, with the protein MMTGGDDLAALHEQVALASSAAISASDLDLAFQLQVAEAIQASLRLPNAAASSSSSQAAPVLPVPESSSDAAYAFAVQAADLARAEQDRRDAEACRAAQDRAAASARIAAHDALFARDLAAIPEEQWAHDGDYFERPVDSSPRPLFRVFSKGMPSRDVVGPRDRDPSIAVLAVAVCRTQGGVVLRIQKPVERFVDGRMIVEVMALMEGLDAALGLGIRSVTVVTGYRPLYNHMLGIWRPSGKKLADMMNQVLSVRMKFDQCEVSLVEPNQVSYVVKLATDSLTVQIAKALAANVSKEKRENCAICLEDTDITKIHAVEGCTHRFCFSCMKEHVKVKLLNGTLPACPQEGCTTKLSVEGSRVFLSPRLLEIMVQRMREGQIPPSQKIYCPYPKCSALMSLGEVIHPMQESSSRYTAADAATLRKCVKCRGSFCLSCKVPWHDGMSCYEYKMRYPHARPEDAKLQNLARRRLWRQCVKCKHMIELAEGCYHMICVCGYEFCYTCGKEWKNKKASCFCPLWDERNIIREEDDDDYEEDDDGLYY; encoded by the exons ATGATGACCGGCGGCGACGACCTAGCCGCACTCCACGAGCAGGTCGCCCTCGCATCCTCCGCCGCCATCTCCGCCTCCGACCTCGACCTCGCCTTCCAGCTCCAGGTCGCCGAGGCCATCCAAGCCTCGCTCCGCTTGCCCAATGCCGCCGCCTCGTCATCGTCGTCGCAGGCCGCCCCCGTCCTCCCCGTCCCCGAGTCCTCCTCCGACGCCGCCTACGCCTTCGCGGTCCAGGCCGCCGACCTCGCGCGCGCCGAGCAGGACCGCCGCGACGCCGAGGCCTGCCGCGCCGCCCAGGACCGGGCAGCCGCCTCCGCTCGCATCGCCGCGCACGACGCCCTCTTCGCTCGCGACCTCGCCGCCATCCCCGAGGAACAATGGGCCCACGACGGCGACTACTTCGAGCGCCCCGTCGACTCCTCGCCCCGCCCGCTGTTCCGCGTCTTCTCCAAGGGTATGCCGAGCAGGGACGTCGTGGGCCCGCGGGACCGGGACCCCAGCATCGCCGTGCTCGCGGTGGCTGTCTGCAGGACGCAGGGGGGAGTGGTGCTCAGGATACAGAAGCCGGTGGAGCGCTTTGTGGACGGCCGCATGATTGTGGAGGTGATGGCGCTGATGGAGGGCCTCGACGCCGCCCTGGGGTTGGGCATCCGCAGTGTCACCGTCGTCACTGGTTACCGCCCGCTCTACAACCAT ATGCTTGGCATTTGGCGCCCATCAGGGAAGAAGCTGGCAGATATGATGAATCAGGTTCTGTCAGTCCGAATGAAGTTTGATCAATGTGAAGTCTCACTTGTTGAGCCAAACCAAGTCAGCTATGTCGTAAAATTAGCAACAGATTCACTAACTGTTCAGATTGCCAAAGCTCTTGCTGCCAATGTTAGCAAGGAGAAAAGAGAGAACTGCGCCATCTGCTTGGAAGACACTGACATTACCAAAATCCATGCGGTTGAAGGTTGCACACATCGCTTCTGCTTCTCGTGCATGAAGGAGCATGTGAAAGTTAAGCTGCTCAATGGAACTCTCCCTGCTTGCCCACAAGAGGGATGCACCACAAAGCTAAGTGTGGAGGGCTCAAGGGTATTTCTTTCGCCACGGCTGTTAGAGATCATGGTGCAACGCATGAGGGAAGGACAGATCCCTCCAAGCCAAAAGATTTACTGCCCGTATCCCAAGTGTTCAGCCTTGATGTCCTTGGGGGAAGTGATCCATCCGATGCAAGAGTCGTCCTCAAGGTACACAGCTGCTGATGCTGCCACATTGAGGAAGTGTGTGAAATGCAGAGGCTCCTTTTGCTTGAGCTGTAAAGTCCCATGGCATGATGGGATGAGTTGCTATGAGTACAAGATGAGGTACCCCCACGCTCGCCCAGAAGATGCAAAGTTACAGAACCTGGCAAGGCGGAGGCTGTGGCGGCAATGTGTGAAATGCAAGCACATGATCGAACTTGCGGAGGGCTGCTACCACATGATCTGCGT GTGCGGCTATGAGTTCTGCTACACGTGTGGGAAAGAGTGGAAGAATAAGAAAGCAAGCTGCTTCTGCCCGCTGTGGGATGAACGCAACATCATCAGAGAGGAAGACGATGATGACTACGAAGAAGACGATGATGGTCTTTACTACTAG